The proteins below come from a single Cervus elaphus chromosome 4, mCerEla1.1, whole genome shotgun sequence genomic window:
- the LOC122690917 gene encoding uncharacterized protein LOC122690917, which translates to MFWLLPPLVLLGALAVPEGTAKMCPVCPLLGKCMEKTCPPAQDSCLLSQLQLANGTVIKNGSCVAPGDCQKDVYSLTYGPGLSLWIRTACCEDNCSSVTPQEARPKAQPNGVQCHYCSRNESAPCDSLSVMNCTGNQTVCFTLNGTWHGGTPEIWKGCATPEICHLQANTTLGPEASGFHLITKPECSSVTPTTQPGPYPAHTKAKVTMCFTCSDLHHCNPLPCTEDRNHCLQTVGITVLGATNSVAWRNGSCVASRDCTPDNSISALTYSIGFGFWVNTTCCQGNCQEPSPLAALPASGTRSKFLCPTCPGGHSGPCRPAFYMQCPSRETECIHITLVSEVGGRNLSVRGCGTRDLCQAEGFPALPGHRLAGPPVCNALQRAILDPKCHSGAALGLRLALPVLTVALGAATLS; encoded by the exons ATGTTCTGGCTCCTCCCTCCTCTAGTGCTCCTGGGAGCACTGGCAGTCCCAGAAG ggACCGCCAAGATGTGTCCAGTCTGCCCTTTGCTGGGAAAGTGCATGGAGAAAACCTGTCCTCCGGCCCAGGACTCCTGCTTGCTTAGCCAGTTGCAGCTGG CAAATGGGACTGTCATCAAGAATGGGTCCTGCGTGGCCCCTGGGGACTGCCAAAAAGATGTCTACTCCTTGACCTATGGTCCCGGCTTGAGTCTCTGGATCCGCACAGCCTGTTGTGAAGACAACTGTAGCAGTGTTACCCCACAAG AAGCAAGACCCAAAGCCCAGCCCAACGGGGTGCAGTGTCACTACTGTTCCAGGAATGAGTCGGCCCCGTGTGACTCCCTTTCGGTCATGAACTGCACTGGAAACCAGACTGTGTGTTTCACCCTCAATGGGACATGGCATGGAG GGACCCCCGAAATCTGGAAAGGCTGTGCTACACCAGAGATCTGCCACCTGCAAGCGAACACCACCCTGGGCCCGGAAGCGTCTGGATTTCATCTCATCACCAAGCCCGAATGCAGCAGTGTGACTCCTACCACCCAGCCAG GTCCCTACCCGGCCCACACCAAGGCTAAGGTCACCATGTGTTTCACCTGCTCAGACCTCCACCATTGCAACCCTCTCCCTTGCACTGAAGACAGGAACCACTGCCTTCAGACGGTGGGCATCACAG TCCTAGGGGCAACTAACTCTGTCGCTTGGAGAAACGGCTCCTGCGTGGCCTCCAGGGATTGCACGCCTGACAACTCCATCTCTGCCTTGACCTACAGCATCGGTTTTGGCTTCTGGGTCAACACCACCTGTTGCCAAGGCAACTGCCAAGAGCCCAGTCCTCTTG CTGCCCTGCCAGCCTCAGGCACCCGGAGTAAGTTCCTGTGTCCTACATGTCCTGGGGGCCACTCGGGGCCCTGCAGACCTGCCTTCTACATGCAGTGTCCCAGCAGGGAGACCGAGTGTATCCACATTACCCTGGTGTCCGAAGTAG GCGGCCGGAACCTGAGCGTGCGCGGCTGCGGCACCCGCGACCTGTGCCAGGCAGAGGGTTTCCCGGCGCTCCCCGGCCACCGGCTGGCCGGCCCGCCCGTCTGCAACGCCCTCCAACGCGCCATCCTGGACCCCAAGTGCCACTCGGGCGCGGCGCTTGGCCTCCGCCTCGCCCTGCCGGTGCTGACCGTCGCGCTGGGCGCCGCGACCCTCTCCTGA